The Perognathus longimembris pacificus isolate PPM17 chromosome 3, ASM2315922v1, whole genome shotgun sequence nucleotide sequence ggGCTCTTCAGCTTTTGTTCGCCATCGTGGTAACTGCGCCTATCTGTGCTTCTAATCATGTCTTCTCCCAAGACTTTCAGAATCAAGCGGTTTCTGGccaggaaacaaaaggaaaatcgcCCCATTCCCCAGTGGATTTGGATGAAAACTGGTAACAAAATCAGgcacaactccaagagaagacacTGGAGGAGAACCAAGCTGGGTCTGTAAGGAATTGCACCAGATGCCCACATATTTATGCTCTTCCATGAACCAGTCAAGCCGAAACGTCAATACTGCCTGCCTGGACTGACAGTTGGGCATTTTAAACTGATATTTCTTTGGTTACTTTAAGAATGGGCGCAGTAATAAATATGTGAAACCttacatttatttgaaaaataaaaaagaatcagaaagggaaataaatgtgTCTTCTTTCACCTTGCAGTAATGACCAGCTAGTGCATGTGAGAGAAAtaaagtacattatataaaagACAAAGTGATATGCCATGTTCAAAATTATAGAACTCAAAATTCCCTACATAATAAGGTCTATAGGCAACTACTTATGGTACCAATGCCTACAGACAACTAGGAAAATGTACAAAAGTAAATGCTTTTTTCTAATTTGAACAGAGGTATAGGTCAACTTACCAAATCCCTGTGCAACACCCAGTTAGCATGTAGATAGTGAATCCCATCTAGGATCTGATATAATAGTGACTTCACCATTCCCCGAGGTAACTGAactggctttttgtttgctttagagGCTCTGTGAAACTTGATTATATgctgaaagagaaaatattacaagaattAAAGAAAAGATAATCTGAATATTTTAACAggaaacatatacacacaaatatgcaaGGATCCCAGAGGTGATGTGTTATTTCATTGTTCTGAATAATGTAAGTTTAGAATTCTGTAATAACTGAACCTACAgtgtttcagaaaataaaaggtgAAAATAAAATCACAGGAAATAGTGTTTTTAATATAAGCTTAATTACTTTCAGAGTATACTTGATCGGTTTTTTACATAAGGATTTTCAGGAACAGAATAATTTTCAATTCTAAcatgaaagggggaaaaaaaaacccaaagtaaaAGAGAAACTTCTGGCTGGCTAGCACAAGAAATACTTCcataaaatacacaaaaacattttaacaagCAAAATGATCAATTCTCCtgtgtatatttaaaaatgtcaaagattcaaagaaaatttaagttgGTATCATTCACCAAAGCTCTATCTGTATGTTGTCACTGTACATCTGATAAAACCaagcacaaaattatttttaaaaattactttacaaaatggagttggcttctcactcctgcaatcctacctactcaggaggctgagatatgaggattgtggtttgaacccagcctgagcagtaaagtctatgagattcttatgtccactAAATTATAAGAAAAGCAGatatggatctgtggctcaagtggtagtcttgaCTAAAAGTAGCTTAAGAAAGagcacaagtcctgagttcaagccccagaacacgtgcatgcgcacacaaacatgcacacatgcgcgtgcacacacgcacacacacggaaTGATTTTGAGTTGTAAACATTGCTAATAAGCAAATGGGACAGTAGGGATCTTGAGGTTCTTTTCACTTCTGACAGTCCATAATGATGTtgatgatgacaatgacaatAACAAATAGCAACAACAGTGGTCAGCCCTTGTATTCTAATGTCTTGGGCCTTTTTTCCACTCTTGCCAGGGACTTGATGGGATTGTattcccgcccccccgcccccccccccccaatcagtgAGTGAACTTATCTCAGTCACTTCTGGgtagaatcttcttttttttatttgttttatttatttagttgtttattaattttgtcagtcctggggcttgaacacagggcctgggcactgtccctgagcttctttgtgctctgggctaggctagcactctaccacttgaactacaacctGGGTAGAATCTTTAAAAGCCGTATGATGCATACCATATTCTTTTCTCAGTATATAATTTGCATGTGTTTAGAAGCCAAGGAACCAATTTGGATACGTATTATGATTCAGAAATAAACTTTTGCTgaattacaaaaatgaaaaaaatactttacaaataaatgtacataaaaatattcaaagtttCAAACTTTCCTGACAGGCTTCTGTATCTTAATTAAAGCACTCTTAACTTGCTGGAAAATCTTCACGTTAACTAAGCCTTGTATATTacaccatacacatacacatacacacacacacacacacacacacacacacatacacacatctgacACTAAAAGCTGAACTGAGCAGACTTGACCAATATTTATAAAGTGTCTATTTATGCATATTCTTGAAATTaatgaacataaaaataagaGGTATTTAATGATATAggttaacatttttctttatagaatgccaaatagttaaaaaataaaccactcaaaaataaagaagattTATTTTCTAAGGGGAAAAATTGTAGAAAATACCTAGTGAGGAGGTAAAGTGTTATCAGTCAGTGAACATAGTATGAtgcataattatattttaatagcaATATGctactttaatttttcttctcaagattttcctttatttattttattacttttgctagtactggggttggtATCAGGGTGTCACACTTGTACGACAATCATTTTATCACTTGAAGCATGCTCCTAGCACAcccagattacaggcatgaaccaccatactaGGCTCTTTTCAGTCTTTtcctttaagatatttaataGAGCTGCAGTGACTTGAtaatctagatttttttaaacctgtCTTAAAGTATAATGACATAATCAAGTCTGTGAACCATAACAAAACTACTGGACTGTAGAGTatgtgtgtaacacacacactcacacaaaagattccattagaaagaacaaaagagacaTTCGTGTATGGAAAGATAATTAATTACATAATAAATAAAGGTGTAGGTCCTTATAAAGTGAATTATTGTGttatacaaacaaaagaaaacttattTAGCTTCAATGTGAATTTGTAAGATGGCAATAAAGCAAAAGATATCTCAGCAAAAAGATAGTGCAAAAAACCTAAGTGCAATATAGTTTCTCAAAGTAAAATCACTGAACCTATATATGAAAGTAAACATCACGTATTATCCTGCTAGAAGTCATATTGAATGCAGTTATCTCTTGTGCTCTAACCTGGCTTATTATAAATCTTTCAGACAAGACAATTTGTTTTAAGTTTGGATTTTATGATTGTATTTATGTTAGATGTCAATATAGTGAGGGTGCAATTCAACAGTGGCCACCTGACTTAACAAATATTTCAACAGCAGCCCAACttgtttaatatatttcttttaaaataaaaatgttctcaaattttccatttattcatttattttatctatctatttatctaactatctaacctACCTTGGGGATttaaatgcagggcctgggcactgtccttgagacttTCTGCAATACAACTTGAGCCGCAGTTCTACTTCTTGCTTATTTGACAGTTTTtattggaatctcacagactttcctgcccaactggcttcaaagtgcaatcatcagatctcagtctcctgagctgaTAGTAATATAGGTTtgatccactggtgcctagcttgttttttttttgtttttttttgttcatttttcactTTTGGTAAGCTTGGGGTTTGAATTAGTATATACACTTCTTAGGTAAGCACTTGTTAATACAGGTTaatgcccccaccccaccaaaagAAGAGAATGTATAACAACCACAAATCATGGACAATAACTTCATAAAACAGATAAAAGTTTCTATTCTTTGAGATAATTTCTAAAAGAATGTGACTCTAAATCCAATTAGTCAAGAAAAttagtaaatgaaaataattcttaCAAATCTTAAAGCAAATAAAACCTAGGTAAATTTCAGTTCCAAATATCTATTACTTTCTTTGACGTAATAAAAATTTAGCTGTGCTAATATATGAACTGTGGATCAGTATGTATAAGACTGAAATAAACTAGTTTACAGGAGTAAAATAATTACTAAAGAGTTAATGAAATGTAGTAGTGATTGTATTTCAGCTATTTGGACAAGATAAATTTACTTTGTAAAGGTTTTTAATCATCATGTTGCTAAACCAAATAGTTCTTATCACTTAATTCTGAGAAATCTTTAATATGTAGTTGGGTTTGAATTCctaaaaaaatattcttattagAGGCCagacaaaaaataactaaaagccacAGAAATCATTAGAATCGATTTGCACACTGATTTCATTTGCGGTAGGGCttttatctattaaaaaaaatttcctctgcAAGAGTAAACCAattcaaataataaaacattcaatTACTGCTGCTGATACATTAGTAACTGAAAAATACATTAGAACATCAAACATCTTTCATGAATGATACTTAGATTAGTAATAGATTTTACATTTGTATTGTATCATTTGTCTACAAAACTTTCCAACTGCAAAATTATTCCTCAGAAAAGCcctattttaaaagacaaagtattacattttacaaatggaaaaaCCACAGCTCAGCATCATTAAGAGACTTTCCTGGCATCACAACACAGACAGTATTAGATCAGAGTCTAGACTTTTATAACACATTCACCTTCCTATGTAAGTATGCTACAGTCTCATTTCAAATCCCATTATACcacaaaaatcaaaggaaatgttGCTTATggtttttctttcattaattcaAAATTTCTATGAAACTATATTTTATAGTTGTCGATATTATTCAGAGTCTTGTTTTCTTTGCTATCAAAGGTCAAACTGTCAGAATCAAAAAGTAATACTGGGAAGGAGCAAGGTAGCAGGTtaaaaggagttacaccatttatACTTTGTAAATGACAAAAATGCAGTGATGCACAAGTAAACAGATTCAGAAGAGGAAGggtaaaagaaaagataaactaCAAAGTGTTCAAGGAGATCAAAGaatttatagaaaagaaaacattgcaagaaaAGGAATAAGGCATTCTGCACCAGTATCTAGAGTTCTTGGCTGGGGGAGAAGAATCTAAAGTTTGCAGTAACAGTAAAAGCAGATGGTCCCACCAGGGATTACCAAATTCAGCTAAAGGAAAAGTAAATACAACCTGAAAGAAATACAGCTAGCTCGGGGAGCTGAAAGTTGGGACCAATCTGATGTGAGAAACTGGGACTTTGGGGGAACTAAGACATTCTGGGAATTCCCACTGGACCACCGAGCAGAGAGGGACCTGGGAGTAATTGTTAAGTACCACACTGGAAAAAAACCGCAGTTTCTCAAAAATATGGCACACACATGGGCCACATCACTAGGCTACAGAAGCTCCAAAAAAAGTCTGGCATAGCCCACTATTAAATAAAGACAAGCTTAGCACTCTAGGTAACTAGTAACTTAGCAGCCTCAGGACTCCCTGCTGTTTCAGAGGAATCAGCTTCAAGTCCAAAGATCCAATTCCACTATGAGATGATCTGGGAGAAGCAAATCCCTTAAACGCAGACCTAAAGTAGACTTTTACATCCTCAGGTAATCTATGTGTTGTTTATGAGACTGATCTTCTGATTTTGGCTCAGTTGTTTTGAGGGTTGTAATTTGTTTAACTGAatgttttaaatctgtttttttaaatcagataaaggcaattttacttttaatttctaCATTTTAGCATTACCTGCTATCCTTTCCCAACTAAACTCATATTTTGCTTTTGAATCCcattacttttcttctctttcaaatcATAGCTTCATCCCCTGTCCATAGCCCTTTCATTTATACCTTCCCTACATCTTATTCATATTCTTTCCTACTTCTGTTACTTGAATTATTTCTAATTACCCAACTTATGGCTAGCAACTAAATTACCTGAAAATTGCTTGTTTTCATGCTTTTGGCttactatattttatttgttggcttttctctttcttttttttcttgtctttcttttctctttattaagCATTGGGGTGGTCtagttttttctttataattatgtGAACTTATCTGATTTTCTCGTGTAAAACAAAAGTATCTTTCATTTCTATACATAGGTTGGATGTTACATGGGGAGCCTGACATAATTTAGGAGCAAGGGAACCATGGAATAGTCATTACCTCCACATGGAAAGCCACTTGGAAAACACAACTGTGTAGATTTTAAGGATGTTATTGATAAGGTATAACATGAATCATGAATTAGTAAGATCTGCTTATGATTacagtcatttaaaaatacaagccaggagtcagtggctactcaggaagaaTGAGATCTAAGGAAAGCATCTCAaacagcccacgcaggaaagtccataagactcttgactccaaaaagctggaagtggagttgtatatagcacaagtggtagagaactacccttaagcacaaaaccacagggatagcacccaggctctgagttcaaaccccaggacccaaCTATACACAATCATTTATTGGAGTCCTCAGGGCACTGAAGTATAATATTATAGAATACATAGAATAAGTTACATTCTTTTGGAATTGAGGCAGACATAGTAGATGCACCTGTCCTAATATTGATACATTTTCTAAGATAAATTTTGAAAGACATTGTTGGAAGTATTAAGAAAGCTTAATGTTAATTAAGAAATCACTCTCAAATAGTGACTGTCAACCTGTACTGTCAGAGTCATGTTGAGAAGTAGACTGTGCATGTTCCTGGGTTTCATCCAGAGTTCAGAATCACTAGGTAAGATCGAAAGAATACTGATTTTAACAGTCTGTTGATGCTCATCAATGAAACTGAGAGAAGCATTGTCTGAGAGTTTCTCCTTCACTTTCTTacttgctttcttgttttcagTTTAGCTATAATAATGAAGAAACAATTTTGTATATGATTGCTttacatattaatatttatataaaacagtataaattTTCTGTAAGGAAGTTTCCTTATGGTTTGATAAACTGATAGCTTGTCTAGAAAAGACATTGAAAATTTGGAGAACATTGAAATTTGTTAAATTTTTGAGCTGTTGTACAAGCCCTTATAGGGTATAGTACCCTATATAGGCTCCTGGTTTATTcaaaaccagcacaaaagaaCTAGAGTTAACTGAAGACTTTAGATACTAGGTTTCTAAAGGTCTGAGACTGATTACTGGTTGGTAAACAGCTGTTCAAATTTGGAAGGTTTTTATTATCTCATGCTATATTTCACTAGTGTATAGAGATAACTCATTTTTGTGCACCATGAATTTCTTTGTACTTACATACCTATTTAACTCTTCTCACTTCACCTAGTCCGCTCCTTAATCCAacaaacattaaataaatttCTGTACTTCAGTCCACTTTCCAATCAGCCTTTCTTTCCCATAATCTTTGCCACCCTGTACAGGTAAATATCTAGTATTAATCCAATAAGACTATAATTCCTCACTTTTGCTTTCCTACTACCACCCTAGGTTGATGAAAGTCTTTCAAAAgcatgaaatataataaaatacgaTAAAATGATGAGAGAAATAGCAGTGACTGGTGTACATTTGAAAGCAGAAAGCTGTGGCTTATACATGAAAGAATCTATAAAACCAAGCTTCCTCAGTTTGGGTGGAGAAGAATCCCATGATCAGTGTCTTGTGCAAGACTGCCAACTAATATCTAATATGCCAATCCATACAACCAGTCATCACCCTATCTTAACAAAGCTACAAGAAACCAGTACCTGAAATTTTTACAGGAGATTGAAATGTCAACAAATTCTAGAGCCAGATAGATAATTCCCAAAGAAAGATAATAAATTCTTTAACAAACAATGGAACATGTCTCCTTGAAAAAACCAATACCCCACAGTAAAGGACTTAAATGAGATTGAAGAAAAAAGTCCTAACCTAAGTTCAATAAAATAGAAGTAAGAATGGTTAACAAAATAAAGTAGCAtatgttgttaaaaaaaagtgtatagATATAAACAGGATCAAACAATAAGAGAAAATGCACAAACGAGAAATCAAGAGCACAAGAAAATACAACAGGTGAACAAAACCAATGCAAAATATTTCAAACTGAAATGGTGAAAATGAAGAGCTTAACAAATAGTCGAAAGTTTAGGCAATGCagcaaaaactgaaaacaagatTATCAGAAACTGAAGGTAAAACAAAGGAATTATAGCAAGCAATCACTGGAAAAAACACATAGGAAATGAAAAGGTACTTAGAAATATTTAGGTATTGTCAAAAGATCAAACCTACAAATTATGGATAGacaggaagaaaaagtaaaaattaaagacattgagaatctattttttaaaagataatggcAAAAAGTTCACCAACTTTTGAGACAAGTGGTACCTACATGAGAGAAGCTTGCAGAACTCTGAACAAGCAAGATTAGAGAAGTACCCCTAGACATTCTAAAgtaaaaaatactaaatatacagaaaaaaaagaaaatgtactgaaaGCTTCAAAAGAAAAGGGACAAGTTAATTTCATATTAATAAAAAGAACACAATCCATGAAGAGGAATTCACTCTTTTCAATGTGTATGCACAAATAGGAGCATGCCTACGTTCATTAAACAAACGCTGAAACGCATTCATACAACCCAGTACAATAATAGTGGGAGGCATCAATACCAAAATCATACCAATAAACAGGTCATTCAAGTGAAAACCCATAAAGAAACCTCAGGGTTAAATCACACCACAATCAAATGGAATTAACAGAAATCTACAGAGTAGGTAGTAGCACACTACATAGTCTCATCTGTCAAAAAAATTTCTCTCGAACAGATCATATCCTAGGACATATTAGCAAAACATTGCAAATATAGGAAAACAGAAATTATTCCTTATAGTCTATcagattataataaaattaagctAGAGTTCATCAGCACAAGATATTACAGAAAATACTCAAACACGTAGAGACTGAACAACATGCTGACGAATGACAGGTGGCacactgaagaaataaaggagctgggtgcctgtggcccatgactgtaatcctaattacttaggaggttgatatctgaggattgaggttccaagccagcccagcaaaaaagtctgtgagactcttatctccaattaaatcactgCTGAAAGcaaggctgtggcttaagtaatagaatgctagccttgagcaaaaggagcttatggacagcactcaagcccagagttcaagcctcaggaccagcaaaaaaaaaaaaaaagacagaaataaagggAGAAATAATAACATCTCTGGGAACTAATGAAGATGAAATACTTCCCTCTAGAAATTCTTGGAAATAACAAAGACAGTATTGAGAGGAAAACTGACAGCCATGAGTGCCTATGTCTAAAAATTAGAAAGCACTCAAACAAATAGCCTTATGATACAACACAAACTTCTAGTACAGCAGGAACCAACTGCTCCAAATTCGAAAACTCTAGATAGAAATGCTAAAAATGAGGGCAGAGAATAAAGaattggaaaacaacaacaacaaaaaaaaaactaaacaaaccaatgaaacaaagTCGATTCTTTTAAAGAGTAAGATtgacatttggggctggggatatggcctagtggcaagagtgcttgccttgtacacatgaggccctgggttcgattccccagcaccacatatacagaaaatggccagaagtggcactgtggctcaagtggcagagtgctagccttgagcaaaaagaagccagggacagtgctcaggccctgagttcaaggcccaggactggccaaaaaaaaaagattgacgtACCCCTAGGTAATTTTAccaaaaatggaagaaatttaAATCAATCAAATTAGAGATGACAAAGAGAATATCACAACAGATACCAAAGAAATCCAGAAGACCTtcaatgaataattttaaaacctCCACTCAACTAAGCTGGAAAGTttagaagaaatggataaatttttAGTTACAGATGACctatcaaaatgaaatgaaacaattaTAATCCAAATCTAAAATAATTTatgaaactgaggcccagggcaaGATAGATTCATGGCACAATTTTAGCAAGTTCGCAAAACACCAAGAGTCCTCAAGTTTttccatgaaacagaaaaagaaagaacgtTACTGAAATTGTTCTATGAATAATTTCATAGTGATTATACTCAGTTAAAACTAGTCAGAGAATGTAataagaaacaaagaattatagaGCAATTTCAGTGATGAACACTAAGCAAAATTTCTCAATACAATTATTAAAAACAGAATCCAACATCAAAAAGACAATATACCACGATCAAGTTGCTTTCATTCAAAGGATGCCAGCATGGCTCAACATACATAAGTCAATAAATGTATCACACAAACAGTACTGAGAACAAAATCTGAGAACATAATCTCAATCAGAgcagaaaaatctattttaagaaaattaaacataCTTTTATTGCAAAATCTCTGAAAAAAACAGAACACAGAAAATACcgtcataaaatataaataagacaAGCCTATAACTAACAATatattaaatgggaaaaaacTAAAACTGCTTCCCTTAAAGTCAGAAGCAAGCAAGTAAAGGGCATCCACTCTTCCTAGTTTTATTAAATATAGTACAAGAATTACTGAATAGAGCAACAAGAtgtctagaactgaaaaataaaatggtagtGGAATACAACAAAATCAATAATCAAAAGTTCATACCTTTTCCATATCAAACAATGAACAGGattaagaaagaaatcagaaaaaactATATTCACAATAGTCCCCATTCAGCCAACCAAATAATCCCATACTATTTGTTATTGtaagaacataaaaaaaaaaaacagtgacaaccaaTATTAAACATTTAAGCACAGTCCCAACTGAGACACCCATCTCCATGCTTCAGTAACAAGTGAAAAAGAGATGATGGAGAAACGACACTCAAAAGGAATAACCAAGTAAATCTATCAATTTGTAGTTGTTTTGATGACTGCTGGAGCTTTTCTTGTTCAATGCTGTCTACCATGTAAACCAAagttccagttctagctttttggtggttaattggaggtaaaagttatctgcctggttggctttgaattactcacatctcagcctcatgagtagctaagttACCGTacaagccaccaatgcccaacttcattttaacaatttttaagtaaacaaatCTATGGCATTAAGTATATTCAATGCTGTACAACCACTTACaaccattttaaaaaaaggaatcatATGGTTTTCAGAAAAATGGATGCAGTTTGAGGACAGGTCAAGCTAAAAACCTCCCCAAATATGAGTTCTCACTCATATGAGGAAGTTAGAACTACAACATATACACATTCATAAACACGTACATACACAcgcatatacatttatataagtatataagtgGATAAACAGAACATAAATCTAAGATACTACTTAGGAGGagatggaaaaaaggaaaatgaaaaaattgtaacttttaaaatacattgagAAAGAATAAATATGGTTGGTATGGACTTTTTGCaattataaaaacagaaacaagggaCAATCAGAGGAAGTGAAATTGAATAGAATATATTGTAAACGTGTGGAACTGTGATACCCtcctctgtataactaatgtaagttAATCAAAAAAAGAGACTATTAAAAACATGTGAAATTTAAACTTTTGGGACCAACATGATGTCACAATTGGCAAATTCCAAACCATAAACTTTGTTTAATGTGTAAACTTATTCCATATGTCACACAGAATTAACTTCGAGCTCTGTGTTTGGGATGTATATGAAATGTAAACAAATCAATTTCCTGTTTAGATTTGAGTCCAGGACCCATCCTCAGGACTCAGGAAATTGTATATCATTGAAATACTTTTACGTTTGTTTGTTATATGGTAagctattttgctttttattgtcaacatatatgcatacacacattttaACACAATtagtaaattattattttaacaatTTTGTGGGAAACAAGTTCATGGCTTTAAACATATTCTGTGTTGTACATCAATCACTACTACCCATTTTAGGACATATTCATCAACCCCAAAATCTCCAAATATATTTCACCAACCTAAATATCTCCAAATccggggagaaaaaaaaaaaaaaaaaaggggaaactTGTGGCCCCAACAATTTTGGGTAAAAGATATTCAACCTGTCCTAACAAGGAAAGTATTCTCTCCCTGGTAATTAATCAACTACCTTCTATGGGATgacttttataaatataaatctcATATTGTTTTCAGTAACTTTTAAATCCACCTAACTGAAACCAATGGTCATATCTAGAAGCAATTCACCTTACCCAGAGGTCATGTTCAGCATAGTCAAACAGAAGCCATACTTTCCGGTCAGCATGAGACAGAAACACTTTTTGAAGAGAGATGACATTTGGATGCTTCAGCTCTCGAAGTAACTACAAGATAAAGGAGATTTGTTAATTGTTTCTTAACCacaagaatgttaaaaaaaaaacacaccaggtAAGTGTGATGGTACATGCTTATAGTCACAACTACCcagggggaggctgaggcagaaagattacTTGAGACTACAAGTTTGAGGGCACCCTGTGCAATAAAGACAGATTCACTTTCAAAGAAAAGCCATTCAGTAAACAAACCCAActatttttaattctaaaaaaacaaaatcagtgatAACTGATATTAAGCACTTATTAAACATGCATACGATTGAAATACCTATCCTTGTGTTTTAGTGACAAATGAAAAAGATATAGGGGAAAAAGATACTGAAAAAGAATGGCCAAGTAAATATCTGGCTGTTTGGTTGGCTACTTTGCTTTACTTTCTTATTGTGGTCGTATGAcataaaaagtatattttaacaATTTTTCAATGAACAAGTTCATGTTTTTAAACATATTCAGTATTGTATAACAATCACTACTATTTAACATTATTTTCACCAAACCAAACAGAAATTCTGTACCcattaaaccacaatcctctagccCTTAGCTATCTCTATTCTATTTCCTATCTTTTAGAATTCCCCTATTGTAAACAAACTTCAGGAGATTCCCACAATTCTGTTCTTGGTGTCCATTCACCTGAATGGTCAATTAGTACAGTTATTATAACCTTTTgattattgtgaataatgcttctAAAGAATAATGTTGAGTCTCTGCTGGATCATGACTGTTGTATGTTCAACTTGGTGATACATCACCAAACTGGTTTTCAGCAGCTGTATTATTTAACTTTTCCATCTATAATATGATTCCTATTTATCCATATCCTTGCCAACATTTATTTGCCCTTTGTTGTTGTGGCTGTTTTTGAAACAATCGCGTAGTACAGAGAGGCCTCAAAGTCTTAATACTCTAGCCTAAATCTCCCAAGCATAGAATTGAAGACATGTATTGACAGGCCCAAATCTTCCCCTGATACCTGTCTTTTAATAAAGTCACTCTAAAGCTGGGCACTAAAGACT carries:
- the LOC125348406 gene encoding 60S ribosomal protein L39-like is translated as MSSPKTFRIKRFLARKQKENRPIPQWIWMKTGNKIRHNSKRRHWRRTKLGL